The Aeromonas jandaei genomic interval GCCGCCGAGCAGGGTGGCCAAGGCACCGGCTGCCAATGCAATCAACAGCGACTGACCGCTCGCCTGCCACAGCTTGGCGGAAGTGAGCGCAGTCAGCAGGCCGGGGTGGAGGCCGGCGACGACGATGGCCAGCAGCGGCGGCAGAAAGATGGCGAGACCGATGCAGAGCGAGAAGAGATCCACCACAGCCGTGCCCGGCTGATGGCGATCCGGCCGCAGACAGGGACGACGGGGAGTCACCCGACTGGCTGGCGTAGTCTGCAGTTTGTGCTGCAGGAGCAGCAGGGTGGCGGTCAGGATGAGCTGCACCAGCGCCAAGCCGCCAGCGGTGGCGAGATCGAAGTCAAAGCGCAGCGCCTGATAGACGGCCACCTCCAGGGTGGTCGATTTGGGGCCGCCGCCCAGCGCCAGCACGGTAGTGAAGCTGGTGAAGCAGAGCATAAAGATGAGGCTGGCCAGCCCGGGCAATATGCCGCGAATGAGCGGCCACTCCAGCAGCCGGAATATATGGGATGAGCGCATGCCGAGCTGGCTGGCGAGGCGCCAGCTCGATTCGGGAATGCTCTCGATGCTCTGCAGGATGAGACGCGCCGCCAGCGGCATGTTGAAGAAGACATGGGCCAGCAGAATGCCGAACAGGCCGTAGAGATAGTTGCCGGGATCCAGTCCCAAGCTGCGCAGCAGTTGCGGCAGCCACCCCTGTTTGCCATGTACCGCCACGATGCCGAAGATGGCGATGATGACCGGCAGTACCAGCGAGAGACCGAACAGCTTGATCAGCAGGGTTCGGCCAATGAAGCGGCGCCGTGCCAGCGCGCGGGCCACCGGAATGGCCAGTCCCAGGCTCAGCAGGGTGGAGAGCAGCGCCTGCCAGAGGCTGAAGCCCAGCACATGGCGCAGATAGGGGTCTGCCAGCAAAGTGCGCGGCGCCAGTGAACCGGCCTGCCACAGCAGGGCCGCCAGCGGCCCGAGGGACAACAGCAGGATCAGCAGGGTGGCTGCACTGCCCGGCAGCCACCAGAGGGGGCGATCCTGTTGCTTCAGCGCGAGCTGACTCACTGGGCGACGGCTTGCAGCCACTCGCGGATCCACCCTTTGCGATTGGCGGCCACCTCATCGCTGCTGAAGGCGAGCGGCTTGGATACAGTGATCATCTGCTCGAAGCCCTTGGGTAGCGGCGTGTCGATAACCGGATACATCCAGTTGCCGGTCGGGATCTCGTTCTGGAAGGCGGGGCTCACCATAAACTGCAGGAACTGGTCAGCCAGCTTCTCCTGTTTGGCGCTCTTCAGCTTGGCGGCCACTTCTACTTGACGGTAGTGCCCCTCCTCAAAGGCGGCAGCCTGATACTGGGGCTTGTTCTCGGCAATAAGGTGGTAAGCAGGGGAGGTAGTGTAGGAGAGCACCATGTCCGCTTCGCCATCGAGGAACATGCCATAGGCCTCGGACCACCCCTTGGTGACGGTGACCGTTTTCTTGGCAAGCGTGGCCCAGGCGGCAGGTGCCTTGTCACCATAGACAGACTTCATCCACAGCATCAGCCCCTGCCCCGGGGTCGAGGTACGGGGATCCTGATAGATAACCTTGAGATCGGGGCGCTCCACCAGCTCTTTCAGGCTCTTGGGCGGAGTCTTGAGCTTGCTCTTGTCGTAGACGAAGGCGAAGTAGCCGTAGTCGTAGGGGATAAAGGTGTCATCCTGCCAGCCACCCGGCACTTTGATGCCATCCAGCTTGGCGGGATGGGGGGCGAACAGGCCGCTCTGCTTGGCTTCACTGATGAGTGCATCATCCAGCCCCAGCACCAGGTCGGCCTTGCTGTGGTTGCCCTCCAGTCGCAGCCGGTTGAGGATGGCGACGCCATCTTCGAGGGGAACCAGATTGAGGGTACAGCCGCACTCCTTCTCGAAGGCTTGCTTGATCTTGTGCTGGGCCCCAGTCGGCAGTGAAGGAGCTGTAGGTGTAGACGGTGAGGGTGTCGGCGGCGAAAGCCTGAGCCGAGAGCAGGCTGGTGGCGACCAGCAGCAGGGTTTTCATCAAGGGCACTCCATTATGAGGTGCCAGCGGGTGAGGGCGCAAAAAATGAGCGCCGTGCCTCAAATTCCTCCGCCAGCATTATCTGGATCAGGTTCACGGGTATAATCTCAGCGGTAAACCGCACCCCGTTTGAGAAACGCACCGCATTGTATTAACGTTCTTTTGGGTAGACCAGCACAATTGTGCGCTGCCCATGAGATGATTCCCACTCAACAGAGGATCTTCGCGTGCTTACCAGTACCAAGGAAAGACGTGCCTTTGCACGTATGGTCATCAATGCTCCGGTTACCGTTTATCAGCAGCATCAGGTACTGGAGGGCATCTGTCGGGATCTCAGTGCCAACGGCATGGGGATCTCGGTAGCGGAACACCAGCTTGATACAACCCAGCCGATCCGGATTAGCCTCGCAACCAACAACAACCTGCTTCCCCCTTTCGAAGCCCATGCCCGGATCATTCGGGTGCTGGAGGAGGAGACAGGATTGCTGCTGGCGGTGGAGTTTCAGCCTTTGGGCTGAACCGGTTGCACACTCAACTGCTTGCCATCGACCAGCGTTTTGCTGGTCGATGCTATTTGGCCAGCCGGTAATGCGGCAGGACCGGTAGGTTCGAGCAGCAGATAGGATTGTCCCTGCCAGCTGATGGTGGCATCACCCGGTTTGGCTGGCAGGTCGACCGCCAGCATCGCGTGGCCCGGGATAAAGACCATGGCCTGCTTCAATTCGGGAAAGAGCTGGGCCAGCATGGCGGCCATCAGGGTCACCTTGCTGTCGCAATCGCCGCGGTTCTGTTCCAGTACCTGACGGGGGGTGAGAAACCCCTTGCCCTGCCGTCCGTTCAGACTGTCCAGCTGTTTGTAGGGGATGCTCTGGATAAAAGCGAGCATCTCGGCCACGGTTTTCTGGCGCGCTTCCGGCTCGCTGCTCCCCTGCTGTTTCAACTGCTCAGCCAGCGGCGCCACCGCGCTGCGGCTCTCCAACGCAATACGAACATGGTCCTGCTTCACCGCCAGCTGGCCATCCGGTGGCGTGAAGTACTGAAAGTAGTGCTTGGTCAGCCACGCCTGCTCCTCTTTGCCCCGTTGCGTTTCCAGCCAGGCCATGGCCTCTTTGGCTTTATCCTGATTGTGACTTTTCAGATGCAGCTCGAGGGAGGGGCGGGAGAGGGTAAACTGCACCTCGGGGTAGTTCTCGCGTACCCCGCGCAGCAGGGTTTGCAGTACCTCTTCTTCCATTCGTGCCGGACGATAGGCGATAAGGGGCGGCAGTTTGCCCGGCTCCAGCCGATAGGTGAGCTGGCGGGGTTTGCCAGTGCTATCTTGCCAGCCGACATTGATCTGGCCGAGGCTGTTGGTGAAGTAGGTCTGGGCAGCTGCAACCGGCAGCGCCAGCAAAGTGCAGAGCAAAAGCATCGCCGTCGTTCTCTTCATCGTCCTTATCCTGTCTTGAGGCCGCATCCCTGGCCTGCTGGGTGAAGTGCATTGGCGGAAATAAAAGAGGGAGCCGAAGCTCCCTGTTGATTCTACTCGTTTTTTTGCAACTGGCGCGTTAAATCCAGCTCGGCTGCTTCGCTTCAAAAGCGCTGATGGCTGCCTCGTGCTGCAGGGTCAGACCGATGGCATCCAAGCCGTTGAGCAGGCAGTAACGGCGGAACTCATCGATCTCGAAACCGAAGCTGAGCTCACCGGCGCGCACCTGATTGGCCTCCAGATCCACTTCGATCTCGATGCCCGGTTTGGCGGCCACCAGCTGGAACAGGGCGTCGACCTCCTCCTCCTTCAGGCGCACCGGTACCATGCCATTGTTGATGGCATTGCCGTAGAAAATGTCGGCAAAGCTCGGGGCTATGATGGTCTTGAAGCCGTAGTCGGCCAGCGCCCAGGGGGCGTGCTCGCGGCTCGAGCCACAGCCGAAGTTCTCGCGGGCCAGCAGGATGCTGGCGCCAGCAAACTGCGGCTGGTTGAGTACGAACTCGGGGTTGGGCTGCTGGCCGGCATCATCGAGGAAGCGCCAGTCGTGGAACAGGTGCTTGCCAAAACCGATGCGGTTGACCTTCTGCAAAAACTGCTTGGGAATGATGGCGTCGGTGTCGACGTTGGCGCTGTCGAGGGGGACGACGATCCCTTTATGCTGTTTGAATCCTGTCATCACTCTTTCCTCTTACAGTGCGCGAATGTCGGCGAAGCGGCCGGTGACGGCGGCAGCAGCGGCCATGGCCGGGCTCACCAGATGAGTGCGGCCGGCGCGGCCCTGACGCCCTTCGAAGTTGCGGTTGCTGGTGGAGGCGCAGCGCTCTCCCGGTTGCAGCCGGTCGTTGTTCATGGCCAGACACATGGAGCAGCCGGGCAGGCGCCACTCAAAGCCAGCCTCGATGAAGATCTTGTCCAAGCCCTCAGCTTCGGCCTGTGCCTTCACCTGTTCGGAGCCCGGCACCACCAGCGCCTGCACCCCGGCCGCGACTTTGCGACCGCGGGCGATGGCGGCGGCAGCGCGCAGATCCTCGATGCGGCTATTGGTACACGAGCCGATAAACACCTTGTCGATGGCAACGTCGGAGAGCTTCTGGCCCGGCTGCAAGTCCATGTAGGCGAGCGCCTTGCGGGCGGACTGCTGCTCCATCAGATCGCTGAAGGATTCCGGTGCCGGAATCGGTTCATTGACAGCAATCACCTGCCCCGGGTTGGTTCCCCAAGTGACCTGCGGGGCGATATCGGCTGCGTCCAGCACTACCTCGGCATCGAAACGGGCACCTTCATCGCTCTTGAGGCTCTGCCAGTAGGCGATAGCCTGCTCCAGCGCCTCGCCCTTGGGAGCAAACTCCTTGCCACGGATGTAGTCGATGGTGGTCTGGTCGGGGGCAATCATCCCCGCCTTGGCGCCGAGCTCGATGGCCATGTTGCACACTGTCATCCGCCCTTCCATGGTGAGCCCTTCGATGGCTTCGCCAGCGAACTCCACCACGTAGCCAGTACCACCGGCGTGGCCGACCTTGCCGATGATGGCCAGCACCACATCCTTGGCGCTGATCCCCTCGGCCAGTTTGCCGTTGACCGAAATGCGCATGGTCTTGGCGCGGCCCTGTTTCAGGGTCTGGGTGGCCATCACATGTTCCACTTCTGAGGTGCCGATACCGAACGCCAGCGAACCGAAGGCGCCGTGAGTGGCGGTGTGAGAGTCGCCGCAGACGATGGTGGTGCCGGGCAGGGTGATGCCGAGCTCGGGGCCCATCACATGGACGATCCCCTGATATTTGTGGTTGAGATCGTAGAGGCGAACCCCGAACTCCTTGCAGTTGGCGGCCAGCGTCTCCATCTGGATGCGGGCCATCTCGCCGGAGGCGGCGATGTCCTTGGTGGTGGTGGAGACGTTGTGATCCATGGTGGCCCAGGTCAGATCCGGGCGGCGCAGCTGGCGATTCATGGCGCGCAGGCCGTCAAATGCCTGCGGACTGGTCACTTCATGCACCAGATGGCGGTCGATGTAGATGAGGGGCGTTTCCCCTTCCACTTCCCGGACCACGTGGGCGTCGAATACTTTCTGATAGAGGGTCTTGGCCATTGCTTCTCTCTTCCTTGTTATCTGTTCTTCAGCTCAGATCCGGGCGGCGATCTGGTCGCCCATGGTGGCTGTGCTCTGTACCGGATGGCGGGCGCTGGCCTGATGCAGATCGGCGGTGAAGTAACCTTCGGCCAGGGTCTGGGCCACGGCCTGCTCGATGGCCTGGGCGGCAGCTTCCTGACCCAGGCTGTAGCGCAGCATCAGGGCGGCGGAGAGGATCTGGGCGATGGGGTTGGCAATACCCTTGCCGGCGATATCCGGGGCCGAGCCGCCGGCCGGTTCGAACAGGCCGAAACCCGATTCGTTGAGGCTGGCGGAGGGGAGCAGCCCCATGGAGCCGGTGATCATGGCGCACTCGTCAGAGAGAATGTCGCCAAACAGGTTGGAGCAGAGCAGCACGTCGAACTGGGAGGGATCCTTGATGAGCTGCATGGTGGCGTTGTCGATATACATATGATTCAGTTCGACATCGGGATAATCCTTGGCCACTTGCGTTACCACCTCGCGCCACAGAATGGAGGAGGCGAGCACGTTGGCCTTGTCGATGGAGGTGACCTTGCCACGGCGTACGCGAGCCGATTCGAACGCTATCTTGGCGATGCGCTCGATTTCGAAGCGGTGGTACACCTCGGTGTCGAACGCCTTCTCGTTCGCCCCTTCTCCCTCACGCCCTTTGGGCTGCCCGAAGTAGATGCCGCCGGTCAGCTCGCGCACGCAGGCGATGTCAAAACCGCGGTCGGAGATATCGGCACGCAGCGGAGAGAACTGCTCCAGACC includes:
- the leuC gene encoding 3-isopropylmalate dehydratase large subunit: MAKTLYQKVFDAHVVREVEGETPLIYIDRHLVHEVTSPQAFDGLRAMNRQLRRPDLTWATMDHNVSTTTKDIAASGEMARIQMETLAANCKEFGVRLYDLNHKYQGIVHVMGPELGITLPGTTIVCGDSHTATHGAFGSLAFGIGTSEVEHVMATQTLKQGRAKTMRISVNGKLAEGISAKDVVLAIIGKVGHAGGTGYVVEFAGEAIEGLTMEGRMTVCNMAIELGAKAGMIAPDQTTIDYIRGKEFAPKGEALEQAIAYWQSLKSDEGARFDAEVVLDAADIAPQVTWGTNPGQVIAVNEPIPAPESFSDLMEQQSARKALAYMDLQPGQKLSDVAIDKVFIGSCTNSRIEDLRAAAAIARGRKVAAGVQALVVPGSEQVKAQAEAEGLDKIFIEAGFEWRLPGCSMCLAMNNDRLQPGERCASTSNRNFEGRQGRAGRTHLVSPAMAAAAAVTGRFADIRAL
- the thiP gene encoding thiamine/thiamine pyrophosphate ABC transporter permease — encoded protein: MSQLALKQQDRPLWWLPGSAATLLILLLSLGPLAALLWQAGSLAPRTLLADPYLRHVLGFSLWQALLSTLLSLGLAIPVARALARRRFIGRTLLIKLFGLSLVLPVIIAIFGIVAVHGKQGWLPQLLRSLGLDPGNYLYGLFGILLAHVFFNMPLAARLILQSIESIPESSWRLASQLGMRSSHIFRLLEWPLIRGILPGLASLIFMLCFTSFTTVLALGGGPKSTTLEVAVYQALRFDFDLATAGGLALVQLILTATLLLLQHKLQTTPASRVTPRRPCLRPDRHQPGTAVVDLFSLCIGLAIFLPPLLAIVVAGLHPGLLTALTSAKLWQASGQSLLIALAAGALATLLGGALLLTSRHLRVRARKRRAAALWEASGSVILMIPAVVLSTGLFILFMPFADVFALGPWLVVLVNALMALPYVLRTLSAPMQLVVRQYDRLADSLGVRGLHRLRLVEWPLLRRPLALAMALSMILSLGDLGAIAMFGSQELTTLPWLLYQQLGSYRLTEAAATALLLLTLCFSLFWLVERGLGGKHAEH
- the leuD gene encoding 3-isopropylmalate dehydratase small subunit is translated as MTGFKQHKGIVVPLDSANVDTDAIIPKQFLQKVNRIGFGKHLFHDWRFLDDAGQQPNPEFVLNQPQFAGASILLARENFGCGSSREHAPWALADYGFKTIIAPSFADIFYGNAINNGMVPVRLKEEEVDALFQLVAAKPGIEIEVDLEANQVRAGELSFGFEIDEFRRYCLLNGLDAIGLTLQHEAAISAFEAKQPSWI
- a CDS encoding PilZ domain-containing protein gives rise to the protein MLTSTKERRAFARMVINAPVTVYQQHQVLEGICRDLSANGMGISVAEHQLDTTQPIRISLATNNNLLPPFEAHARIIRVLEEETGLLLAVEFQPLG
- the leuB gene encoding 3-isopropylmalate dehydrogenase, translating into MSSYRIAVLPGDGIGPEVMAEAVKVLAKVQAKFGFSLDYQHFDVGGIAIDNHGTPLPQSTIAGCEAADAVLFGSVGGPKWEHLPPNDQPERGALLPLRAHFKLFCNLRPARIYTGLEQFSPLRADISDRGFDIACVRELTGGIYFGQPKGREGEGANEKAFDTEVYHRFEIERIAKIAFESARVRRGKVTSIDKANVLASSILWREVVTQVAKDYPDVELNHMYIDNATMQLIKDPSQFDVLLCSNLFGDILSDECAMITGSMGLLPSASLNESGFGLFEPAGGSAPDIAGKGIANPIAQILSAALMLRYSLGQEAAAQAIEQAVAQTLAEGYFTADLHQASARHPVQSTATMGDQIAARI